One Triplophysa rosa linkage group LG21, Trosa_1v2, whole genome shotgun sequence DNA segment encodes these proteins:
- the naa10 gene encoding N-alpha-acetyltransferase 10, whose amino-acid sequence MNIRNARPEDLMNMQHCNLLCLPENYQMKYYFYHGLSWPQLSYIAEDENGKIVGYVLAKMEEDPDDVPHGHITSLAVKRSHRRLGLAQKLMDQASRAMIENFNAKYVSLHVRKSNRAALHLYSNTLKFQISEVEPKYYADGEDAYAMKRNLTQMADELQKPGVRLWGSEAPPSQDTSVTGLVEKLSVQDGEKEGDGDSGGESKEMSEVSEATESTDVKDSSSDS is encoded by the exons ATGAATATACGCAACGCTCGG CCAGAAGATCTGATGAACATGCAGCACTGCAACCTGCTGTGTCTTCCAGAGAACTATCAGATGAAATACTACTTCTACCACGGCCTCTCCTGGCCACAG ctCTCCTACATAGCCGAAGACGAAAATGGAAAAATAGTGGGATATGTTTTGGCTAAAAT GGAGGAAGATCCAGACGACGTGCCCCATGGACACATTACATCACTG GCAGTCAAACGCTCTCACAGGCGTCTTGGACTGGCTCAAAAACTTATGGATCAGGCCAGCAGAGCCATGATTGAGAACTTCAATGCCAAATATGTCTCTTTACATGTGAGGAAAAG TAACCGGGCCGCTCTTCACTTGTACTCCAACACGCTTAAATTTCA GATCAGTGAAGTTGAACCCAAATATTACGCAGATGGTGAAGACGCGTATGCTATGAAGAGAAATCTCACACAGATGGCAGATGAG TTGCAGAAGCCGGGTGTACGTCTGTGGGGGTCAGAAGCTCCTCCGTCTCAGGACACATCTGTGACTGGTCTGGTGGAGAAGCTGTCTGTACAGGACGGTGAGAAGGAGGGAGACGGAGACAGCGGTGGAGAGAGTAAAGAGATGAGTGAGGTCAGCGAGGCCACGGAGAGCACAGACGTCAAAGACTCCTCCTCAGACTCTTAA